CCATCTCGGCCCTGCTCAGCCTGCGCCAGTGGCTGGCGGGCGGCGGTTTCTCGATGGTCCACCCGGCGGGCCTGGTGCTGTTCGGGCTGATCTGCCTGACGGCGCTCCTGCTGAAGAAGTCCTTCTGCGCCTGGCTGTGCCCCGTGGGCACGCTCAGCGAAGCCCTGGCGCGCGTCTCCCACCTGGTCTTCCGGCGGCGCCTGAAGCTGCCGCGCTGGCTGGACCTGGGCCTGATGAGCCTCAAGTACGTCCTGCTGGCTTACTTCCTGTTCGCGGTGTTCGTGCAGATGACGTTGGCATCGGTCGCGCTGTTCATCGACTCGCCCTACAACCGGATCGCCGACATCAAGATGCTGCACTTCTTCACGCGGATGTCGCCGGTCACCGTCCGGGTGCTGGGCGCGCTGGCCCTGCTGTCGTTCGTGGTGCCGTACTTCTGGTGCCGCTACTTCTGCCCGTACGGCGCGCTGCTCGGCGCGCTGTCCCGCTTCTCGCCGCTGAAGGTCGTGCGCTCGGCGCCGGACTGCACCAACTGCGGGAAGTGCGCGGCCGTCTGCCCGTCCTACCTCGCGGTCGACCTCGGCGCCACGGTGACCTCGCCCGAGTGCACCGGCTGCCTGGAGTGCGTGACCAGCTGCCCGGCGCCAGGCGCGCTGGAGGTGCGGGGGCCGTCCCCGTGGCGCCGCCGCGTGCGGCCGGCGGTCTTCGCGGCGGCGGTCCTGCTGGTGTTCTTCGGGGGGATCGGCGCGGCGAAGCTGGCGGGGCGCTGGCGCACCGGGATCACCGACCAGGAGTACCTGCGGCGCGTGCAGGAGATGGACGCGCCCAAGTACCACCACGCCCGCGGCCAGGTGCCGGCCTACGGTCCCGAAGACTGACGGCCGGCCGGTCGTCGTGCTATCCTGTGCGGGTCTTCAAGCGGAGGTGCTCGCGATGATCGTCCGCCCGTTGCTTCGGACCTGCATGCCGGTCGCCGTCTCGGTCCTGCTGCTGGCCGGTTGCACGCTCGGCCCCCGTCCCGCCGATGACCCCGGCACGGGCGCGTCCCCCGACACAGCGCCGGTCGAAGTGAAGATCCTCGACGGTGTCGTGCCGGCCCTGCATCGGGACGGCCGCCTGTTCACGGGCGGCCAGCCGGACCGTCCTGCGCTGGTGGAACTCGCCGCGCTCGGCGTCGCCACGGTCGTCAACCTGCGCACACCGCAGGAGATGTCCGACACGACCAAGGTGCGCTACGACGAAGCGGCTTTCGTCGACTCGCTCGGCCTGCGCT
This genomic interval from bacterium contains the following:
- a CDS encoding 4Fe-4S binding protein, whose translation is MSPLPDGDPVAARLARARRVLRGRPRRPYLLRTGVQLLTLAVILVIGAQFASWVANLEAGRIAGVRPPGVEGFLPISALLSLRQWLAGGGFSMVHPAGLVLFGLICLTALLLKKSFCAWLCPVGTLSEALARVSHLVFRRRLKLPRWLDLGLMSLKYVLLAYFLFAVFVQMTLASVALFIDSPYNRIADIKMLHFFTRMSPVTVRVLGALALLSFVVPYFWCRYFCPYGALLGALSRFSPLKVVRSAPDCTNCGKCAAVCPSYLAVDLGATVTSPECTGCLECVTSCPAPGALEVRGPSPWRRRVRPAVFAAAVLLVFFGGIGAAKLAGRWRTGITDQEYLRRVQEMDAPKYHHARGQVPAYGPED
- a CDS encoding sulfur transferase domain-containing protein, which translates into the protein MPVAVSVLLLAGCTLGPRPADDPGTGASPDTAPVEVKILDGVVPALHRDGRLFTGGQPDRPALVELAALGVATVVNLRTPQEMSDTTKVRYDEAAFVDSLGLRYVTIPLGGKEYPYTPAAVDSFAAVLGAGRELVFLHCLSGSRAGNLYAAYLARVRGWPLESAWDRGMAMGMTPLPFAQMLGADLVPAAR